One region of Rhizoctonia solani chromosome 9, complete sequence genomic DNA includes:
- a CDS encoding casein kinase substrate phosphoprotein PP28 protein, which translates to MVRGTGKFKQKRGGGRSFSRDMVLDSDGVASGTDRRANRRKKQEEEGEEEEGDESEEEEEEEEEEEEEEDDAGPSQPAQPEMTRAERKALKKQQGSKQKGKSIGTIKEGSGEDSEDDSDLINPNHVPTKNISISDMGAPRELSRREREAKEKKEAEDRYWKLHVQGKTDKAKGDLARLAKIRAEREAAAAKRKQEAEERAADAEKKAAERQSRR; encoded by the exons ATGGTCCGTGGCACTGGTAAATTCAAGCAAAAACGTGGAGGAGGCCGCTCTTTCTCTCGAGACATGGTACTCGATAGCGATGGCGTTGCCAGTGGCACTGATCGTCG CGCAAATCGCCGCAAAAAACAAGAGGAAGAGggcgaagaggaagagggagATGAatccgaggaggaagaggaagaggaagaagaggaggaagaagaggaggatgaCGCAGGACCCAGCCAACCCGCACAACCCGAAATGACTCGTGCTGAACGCAAGGCTCTCAAGAAACAGCAGGGTTCCAAGCAAAAGGGGAAATCAATTGGCACGATCAAGGAGGGTAGCGGAGAAGACAGCGAAGACGACTCGGACTTGATCAACCCCAATCATGTTCCAACGAAAAACATCTCGATTTCGGATATGGGAGCTCCCCGCGAGCTTAGCCGCCGTGAACG TGaagccaaggagaagaaagAGGCTGAAGATCGATACTGGAAG CTTCATGTACAAGGAAAGACCGACAAAGCCAAGGGTGACTTGGCCCGTCTCGCAAAAATTCGTGCCGAGAGGGAGGCTGCGGCCGCGAAGCGGAAGCAAGAGGCTGAAG AGAGAGCTGCTGATGCCGAGAAGAAGGCGGCAGAAAGACAATCTCGGCGATGA
- a CDS encoding spermidine synthase — protein MVLTHPSIVDGWFREINSQWPGQAMTLKVNRILHVEKSKYQDVLVFESETFGNVLVLDGVIQCTERDEFSYQEMIAHIPLASHPNPKKVLVIGGGDGGVVREVLKHNTVEEVVLCDIDEAVIRVSKTYLPHMSNLLADKRVTVYIGDGFAYLQRNTSQFDCIITDSSDPVGPAKALFEKPYFQLLHDALAPGGHISTQGEALWIHLDLINELLATVGNIFPVAEYAFTTIPTYPSGQIGFMLGAKEPGRDLRTPVRQLEGCKYWTQDVHRAAFVLPEFARSLLKEGKDIRPQLGLALEAGAKERKILLLGSGYVAGPAAEYILRDPRNHLTIACRTLASAQAMAERLPRATGISLDVSSPDLDDQVAAHDLVISLVPYTHHPRVIEAAIKGKTHVVTTSYISPAMRALDEQAKEAGITVLNEIGLDPGIDHLYAVKTIDEVHEKGGKIKKFLSYCGGLPAPEASDNPLGYKFSWSSRGVLLALLNNAKYYEDGEVKSIEGKELMGVAKPYYINPAYAFVAYPNRDSTPFREWYNIPEAETVVRGTLRFQGFPAFIKALVDIGFLDDAKKDYIESDKITWAELTAKAVGAGSTEESALVERIKQLAAFPDASEEARILSGLRWIGLFSSDIVTPRSGNLLDTLCARLEALMAYEEGERDLVMLQHKFFVEWADGKTDIITSTLEAYGERAGYSAMARTVGVPCGIATRLLLDGEPALNKPGVHAPYTKDICDPIRAKLEAEGIGMVERVL, from the exons ATGGTCCTGACCCATCCCTCTATTGTCG ACGGCTGGTTCCGCGAAATTAACTCGCAATGGCCCG GCCAGGCGATGACCCTCAAAGTCAATCGTATCCTACACGTTGAAAAGTCCAAGTACCAGGACGTTCTTGTTTTCGAGTCGGAGACATTTGGAAACGTTCTCGTTCTCGACGGAGTCATTCAATGCACTGAGCGTGATGAATTCTC CTACCAAGAAATGATTGCGCATATTCCTCTCGCTTCGCATCCCAACCCAAAGAAAGTCCTTGTAATTGGCGGTGGTGACGGTGGTGTTGTCCGCGAGGTCCTCAAGCACAACACTGTCGAGGAGGTCGTCCTTTGCGATATTGATGAAGCGGTCATTCGCGTTTCGAAGACATACCTGCCTCATATGTCTAATCTATTGGCCGATAAGCGCGTAACAGTGTATATTGGAGATGGATTTGCCTACCTGCAAAGAAACACCTCCCAGTTCGACTGCATCATCACTGATTCCTCTGATCCCGTAGGCCCCGCCAAGGCGCTCTTTGAGAAGCCTTATTTCCAACTACTTCATGACGCACTCGCTCCCGGAGGCCATATTAGCACCCAGGGCGAGGCTTTGTGGATCCACCTTGACCTCATCAACGAACTCCTCGCTACAGTTGGAAATATCTTCCCAGTCGCGGAGTATGCCTTTACTACAATTCCCACATATCCCTCTGGCCAAATCGGTTTCATGCTTGGGGCAAAGGAGCCAGGTCGTGACCTTCGTACTCCTGTTAGGCAGCTCGAGGGATGCAAGTACTGGACCCAGGACGTTCATCGTGCTGCCTTTGTTCTTCCAGAATTTGCACGTTCTTTGCTGAAGGAGGGCAAGGACATTCGTCCTCAGCTTGGGCTGGCCCTCGAGGCCGGCGCAAAAGAGCGCAAGATTTTGCTTTTGGGAAGCGGCTACGTTGCTGGTCCCGCTGCCGAGTATATCCTTCGTGACCCTCGCAACCACCTGACTATTG CTTGCCGAACGCTCGCGTCCGCTCAAGCCATGGCAGAGAGGCTCCCTCGTGCTACTGGAATTTCCCTTGACGTCAGCTCTCCCGACCTCGACGATCAGGTCGCCGCTCACGATCTTGTGATCTCCCTCGTGCCTTATACTCACCACCCTCGGGTCATCGAGGCGGCTATCAAGGGAAAGACGCACGTTGTCACTACCTCGTACATATCCCCTGCTATGCGTGCGCTCGATGAGCAGGCCAAGGAGGCTGGAATCACTGTCTTGAACGAGATTGGCTTGGATCCTGGTATTGACCACCTGTATGCCGTCAAGACCATTGACGAGGTTCACGAAAAGGGCGGCAAG ATCAAGAAATTCTTATCTTACTGCGGCGGTCTCCCTGCTCCCGAGGCTTCTGATAACCCTCTCGGGTACAAATTTTCGTGGTCATCGCGTGGTGTTTTGTTGGCTTTACTCAACAACGCCAAGTATTACGAGGACGGTGAGGTCAAGAGCATCGAGGGCAAGGAGTTGATGGGTGTCGCAAAGCCATACTATATCAACCCTGCTTATGCCTTTGTCGCTTATCCTAACCG TGACTCGACTCCTTTCCGAGAGTGGTACAACATCCCCGAGGCTGAGACTGTTGTTCGTGGAACTTTGCGCTTCCAAGGATTCCCCGCATTCATCAAGGCTTTGGTCGACATTGGTTTCTTGGATGACGCCAAGAAAGATTACATTGAAAGCGACAAAATTACTTGGGCTGAACTCACTGCCAAGGCTGTGGGCGCAGGTTCCACTGAAGAATC TGCACTCGTTGAACGCATCAAGCAGCTTGCTGCCTTCCCTGATGCATCGGAAGAAGCACGTATTCTTTCCGGTCTGCGCTGGATTGGCCTTTTCTCTTCTGATATTGTGACGCCTCGCTCCGGCAACCTTCTCGACACACTCTGCGCGCGCCTCGAGGCCTTGATGGCTTACGAGGAGGGTGAGCGTGACTTGGTTATGCTCCAGCACAAATTCTTTGTCGAGTGGGCTGACGGAAAGACT GACATCATTACCTCCACCCTCGAGGCCTATGGCGAGCGTGCTGGATATAGCGCTATGGCGCGCACAGTCGGTGTTCCGTGTGGAATCGCTACTCGTCTACTTTTGGACGGGGAACCTGCGCTTAACAAACCAGGAGTGCACGCACCATACACCAAGGATATATGTGATCCGATCCGTGCCAAGCTCGAGGCCGAGGGAATAGGTATGGTCGAGCGGGTGCTTTAA